A genomic region of Tamandua tetradactyla isolate mTamTet1 chromosome 2, mTamTet1.pri, whole genome shotgun sequence contains the following coding sequences:
- the RUNX3 gene encoding runt-related transcription factor 3, which translates to MASNSIFDSFPAYSPTFIRDPSTSRRFTPPSTAFPCGGGGGGGGKMGENSGALSAQAAVGPGGRARPEVRSVVDVLADHAGELVRTDSPNFLCSVLPSHWRCNKTLPVAFKVVALGDVPDGTVVTVMAGNDENYSAELRNASAVMKNQVARFNDLRFVGRSGRGKSFTLTITVFTNPTQVATYHRAIKVTVDGPREPRRHRQKLEDQTKAFPDRFGDLERLRMRVTPSTPSPRGSLSTTGHFSSQTQTPIQGTPDLNPFSDPRQFDRSFPALPTLTESRFPDPRMHYPGAMSAAFPYSATPSGTSISGLNVASMPATSRFHHTYLPPPYPGAPQNQSGPFQANPSPYHLYYGTSSGSYQFSMVAGSSSGGDRSPTRMLTSCTSSAASVAAGNLMNPSLGSQSDGVEADGSHSNSPTTLSTPGRMDEAVWRPY; encoded by the exons ACCCGAGCACCAGCCGCCGCTTCACACCTCCCTCCACGGCCTTCccctgcggcggcggcggcggcggcggcggcaaaATGGGCGAGAATAGCGGCGCGCTGAGCGCGCAGGCGGCCGTGGGGCCCGGCGGGCGTGCCCGACCCGAGGTGCGTTCGGTGGTGGACGTGCTGGCAGACCACGCGGGCGAGCTCGTGCGCACCGACAGCCCCAACTTCCTCTGCTCCGTGTTGCCCTCGCACTGGCGCTGCAACAAGACGCTGCCGGTCGCCTTCAAG GTGGTGGCGCTGGGGGATGTGCCAGATGGGACGGTGGTGACCGTGATGGCAGGCAACGACGAGAACTATTCGGCTGAGCTGCGGAATGCCTCAGCCGTCATGAAGAACCAGGTGGCCAGGTTCAACGACCTCCGCTTCGTGGGCCGCAGCGGGCGAG GGAAGAGCTTCACACTGACCATCACCGTGTTCACCAACCCCACTCAAGTGGCCACCTACCACCGAGCCATCAAGGTGACTGTGGATGGACCCCGGGAGCCCAGAC GACACCGGCAGAAGCTGGAGGACCAGACCAAGGCGTTCCCTGACCGCTTCGGGGACCTGGAGCGGCTGCGCATGCGTGTAACACCGAGCACCCCCAGCCCCCGTGGCTCGCTTAGCACTACCGGCCACTTTAGCAGCCAGACCCAGACACCCATTCAAG GCACCCCGGACCTGAACCCTTTCTCCGACCCCCGCCAGTTTGACCGCTCTTTCCCAGCCCTGCCGACCCTCACAGAGAGCCGCTTCCCTGACCCGAGGATGCATTACCCAGGGGCTATGTCAGCTGCCTTCCCCTACAGCGCCACACCTTCGGGCACAAGCATCAGTGGCCTCAACGTGGCAAGCATGCCAGCCACCAGCCGCTTCCACCACACCTACCTCCCACCGCCCTACCCTGGGGCCCCGCAGAACCAGAGCGGGCCCTTCCAGGCCAACCCGTCCCCCTACCACCTCTACTACGGCACGTCCTCTGGCTCCTACCAGTTCTCTATGGTGGCCGGCAGCAGCAGCGGGGGCGACCGCTCGCCCACCCGCATGCTCACCTCCTGCACCAGCAGTGCCGCTTCCGTTGCCGCTGGCAACCTCATGAACCCCAGCCTGGGCAGCCAGAGCGACGGCGTGGAGGCCGATGGCAGCCACAGCAACTCGCCCACCACCCTCAGCACACCGGGCCGCATGGATGAGGCTGTGTGGCGGCCCTACTGA